DNA sequence from the Prochlorococcus marinus XMU1411 genome:
ACGTTTAAGTTTTTTAGTTTATTTAATTGCTTTGAAATTTTCATACAAGTTTAAATTACCAAGTAGAAATTAACACATATTTAATGGAATAGCTAAAAATATTAGGTTTGCATTTGAACCTTAGTACCTAAAAATAAGATTGGAGGATGGAATTATCTGAACAATATAAAGGATGTATTGGATTATCTTTGATTGTTTTTTTAATAAAAAGCGGTCCAAGAGAGTTATCAAAATTATTTTTCCTAATTAAATTATATTGCATTATTTTTTTTGCTATTTTTTTATTTCTATTTAGAAATTTCCCTTTATTTCCCCAACCTAACCATAAATCACAATTTTTATCTTCAGACCAGTGTTTTAAGTTTTTATAAATATGATTGTTGTTTAGATAACCTACAGGGTTTTTGTGATTAAAAAGTTTCTCTGGTTTGCTTGAAATAAGAGCAAATAGATTGATTAATTTTACTTTGCCGTAATTATTATTTTTAGAAATTTTGATTATCTTTTTTGTTGTATTATCTAAGAAATCTTCATCCGATAATGAGGGATTTAGACCAATAAAGATAATTTCCTTTGTAGATTTAGAAATCTTATAACTTAGACTCCATCTATATAATTTGTTAGCACTTATTAAACAATTTCTTTCTAGAAATAAATTTCTCAACCTAAACCTACACCTCTAGCCATAAGAGTGGCAAACAAGGGTATTGTTGCAAAGCCAACTAATTCAGTAGTAATGATGAGTCTGAACCTCTTAACTAGATTCTCAGATATTTCAGGTAATTTATTCTTACTTAATGGAATAGCCCATAAGATATATGTTGTTGTTGGGTATAAAGAAAGTAATCCCACCAGAATGTAAAGAGAAACCTTTATCCAAAACACAGGGTTACCTGTATAGAAATCACCTCCTTGACCAAAATACTTAACACGCAAAATCCCAGTAACTAATATTGCAACTCCTGCCAAACCATAAACCACATCTGCAATTATCATTGAGATCGTCTCATTTCTATTAAGACCTACTTTGAGAGTCAATCTTTCAAACAAAAGAGAACCGAAACACAAAATAATTCCTAAATAATGAACATATGCTACTAATGCACTTTTAGCAATTTCACCTGTTAATAAAGTTCCTAATAACATGTTCAAGTCAAAATTTATACAATCCTAACCACCAAATGAAGAATTTGTTTAGAAATAAATTAATAACTTAAAAGCAAGGTATTAAATCTAAGACTCTAAATACCTTTTCTGGCCATCTTCAAAAAAATCCTTTTTATTCCATACTTCGATTACATCTGGGAAGTGTTTTTCCATACAATTATCACAAACCCCATGACTGAATCTAATATCACTAATTTTCGAAAGATATTTTTCTAAATGCATCCAATCGCCCTCCTTATTTTTCACTTCTCTGCAATATGAACATACAGATAAAAT
Encoded proteins:
- a CDS encoding DUF1643 domain-containing protein → MRNLFLERNCLISANKLYRWSLSYKISKSTKEIIFIGLNPSLSDEDFLDNTTKKIIKISKNNNYGKVKLINLFALISSKPEKLFNHKNPVGYLNNNHIYKNLKHWSEDKNCDLWLGWGNKGKFLNRNKKIAKKIMQYNLIRKNNFDNSLGPLFIKKTIKDNPIHPLYCSDNSILQSYF
- a CDS encoding DUF2214 family protein; translated protein: MLLGTLLTGEIAKSALVAYVHYLGIILCFGSLLFERLTLKVGLNRNETISMIIADVVYGLAGVAILVTGILRVKYFGQGGDFYTGNPVFWIKVSLYILVGLLSLYPTTTYILWAIPLSKNKLPEISENLVKRFRLIITTELVGFATIPLFATLMARGVGLG